One part of the Methylobacterium terrae genome encodes these proteins:
- the minE gene encoding cell division topological specificity factor MinE, giving the protein MNLLSFLSRRGTAPVARERLQILLAHERTAFGNSDLVATLREEILAVIAKHVAIDQDKVKITMERGNSVSTLEIDVELPKTLHRAA; this is encoded by the coding sequence ATGAACCTGCTGAGCTTCCTGTCGCGGCGCGGGACGGCGCCGGTGGCGCGCGAGCGCCTGCAGATCCTGCTGGCGCACGAGCGCACCGCCTTCGGCAACTCGGACCTGGTGGCGACCCTGCGCGAGGAGATCCTGGCGGTGATCGCCAAGCACGTCGCGATCGACCAGGACAAGGTGAAGATCACCATGGAGCGGGGCAACTCCGTCTCCACCCTGGAGATCGACGTCGAGCTGCCGAAGACGCTCCACCGCGCGGCCTGA
- the minC gene encoding septum site-determining protein MinC gives MAFGNNSSTAVTSISLTRPSLPLRGRSFRALVLAPETPLGDWFSHLDTLVQRSPTLFSERPVILDVSGLAKPPRGDLSPRGDAAGPGAAEPAEDRDDESAATPDIAGLVDELKQRGIRIMGVEKAEPAWLGPALPPLLSGGRPAEMAAPAEDAPKPEATKAPEPKAPEPPCKPNSLVLETPLRSGQSVYHPEGDVTVMGSVASGAEILAGGSIHVYGALRGRAIAGAGGNPRARICCRKFEPELIGIDGLFRTADTTDPKLRKKAVQVWLEGETLRMAALD, from the coding sequence ATGGCGTTCGGTAACAACTCGTCAACCGCCGTGACCAGCATCAGCCTCACACGCCCCTCCCTCCCGCTGCGCGGCCGCTCCTTCCGGGCGCTCGTGCTCGCGCCGGAGACGCCGCTCGGCGACTGGTTCTCGCACCTGGACACCCTGGTGCAGCGCTCGCCGACGCTCTTCTCCGAGCGCCCCGTGATCCTGGACGTCTCGGGCCTGGCCAAGCCCCCGCGGGGAGACCTCTCCCCCCGGGGAGACGCGGCCGGACCCGGGGCGGCCGAGCCCGCCGAGGACCGCGACGATGAATCGGCGGCGACGCCGGACATCGCCGGCCTCGTCGACGAGCTCAAGCAGCGCGGCATCCGCATCATGGGCGTCGAGAAGGCCGAGCCGGCCTGGCTCGGCCCGGCGCTGCCGCCGCTCCTCAGCGGCGGCCGCCCGGCCGAGATGGCGGCCCCGGCCGAGGACGCTCCGAAGCCCGAGGCTACCAAAGCGCCCGAGCCCAAGGCGCCCGAGCCGCCCTGCAAGCCGAACTCCCTCGTCCTCGAGACGCCGCTGCGCTCCGGCCAGTCGGTCTATCATCCCGAGGGCGACGTGACGGTGATGGGCTCGGTGGCCTCCGGCGCCGAGATCCTGGCCGGCGGCTCGATCCACGTCTACGGGGCCCTGCGCGGCCGCGCCATCGCGGGGGCGGGCGGCAACCCCCGGGCCCGCATCTGCTGCCGCAAGTTCGAGCCCGAGCTGATCGGCATCGACGGCCTGTTCCGCACCGCCGACACCACCGACCCGAAGCTGCGCAAGAAGGCGGTCCAGGTCTGGCTCGAGGGCGAGACCCTCCGGATGGCCGCCCTGGACTGA
- a CDS encoding alpha/beta hydrolase — MTSLRAHVFNWIIRWQVRPKIARAGGDVAAIRRVMNQASFPDLPGLDFRAGEVGGVPGEWVARPDLAPDAPRLLYLHGGGFIACSPRTHRPLTGGFAARGLRVFCPDYRLAPEHPFPAALDDAVACWSAFAAAGPAGVAGDSAGGNLALALMLRARRDGLPLPDAAVLFSPSTDMLGRGDSMRTNARRDAMFEPDKLQHLVDLYLAGHDPEDPLASPVNGDPAGLPPLLFHVGAREVLRDDSVRFAEKARRAGVDATVKVWPVVPHVWQLAHGFLPEGRRSLSEAAAFLKAHAGVPEAVR; from the coding sequence ATGACGAGCCTGCGCGCCCATGTCTTCAACTGGATCATCCGTTGGCAGGTGCGGCCGAAGATCGCCCGGGCCGGCGGCGACGTCGCGGCGATCCGGCGGGTCATGAACCAGGCGAGCTTCCCCGATCTCCCCGGCCTCGACTTCCGCGCGGGCGAGGTCGGGGGGGTGCCCGGCGAGTGGGTCGCGCGCCCGGACCTGGCGCCGGACGCCCCGCGCCTGCTCTACCTGCACGGCGGCGGCTTCATCGCCTGCTCGCCCCGCACCCACCGGCCCCTCACCGGCGGCTTCGCCGCGCGGGGCTTGCGGGTCTTCTGCCCCGATTACCGCCTCGCCCCCGAGCACCCGTTCCCGGCGGCCCTCGACGACGCCGTCGCCTGCTGGTCCGCCTTCGCGGCGGCGGGGCCGGCCGGCGTCGCGGGCGATTCCGCCGGCGGCAACCTGGCGCTGGCGCTGATGCTGCGGGCGCGCCGGGACGGGCTGCCGCTCCCCGACGCCGCAGTGCTGTTCTCGCCCTCGACCGACATGCTGGGCCGGGGCGACTCGATGCGCACCAATGCCCGCCGCGACGCGATGTTCGAGCCCGACAAGCTCCAGCACCTCGTCGACCTCTACCTCGCCGGGCACGACCCCGAGGACCCGCTCGCCTCGCCGGTCAACGGCGATCCCGCCGGCCTGCCGCCGCTGCTGTTCCACGTCGGGGCCCGGGAGGTCCTGCGCGACGATTCCGTCCGATTCGCCGAGAAGGCGAGGCGGGCGGGCGTCGACGCCACCGTGAAGGTCTGGCCGGTGGTGCCCCACGTCTGGCAGCTCGCCCACGGGTTCCTGCCGGAGGGGCGCCGCTCCCTGTCCGAGGCCGCCGCCTTCCTGAAGGCGCATGCCGGGGTGCCGGAGGCGGTCCGGTGA
- the guaB gene encoding IMP dehydrogenase: protein MARISTDTIIEGLTFDDVLLRPAASSVMPAEVSLGTRLTRTIKLNMPIIASAMDTVTEARMAIAMAQNGGLGVIHRNLEPPEQAEQVRLVKKYESGMVLNPITIHPDETLADAYGLMRHHGISGIPVVERGPNGSRGKLVGILTNRDTRFATDQSQPISELMTRDRLITVREGVTQDEAKRLLHQFRIEKLLVVDDHYRCIGLITVKDIEKQVAYPNAVKDEQGRLRVAAATTTGEGGFERAERLIDAGCDVIVVDTAHGHSAKVLESVRRVKTLSNAVQVIAGNVATREGAQALIDAGADAIKVGIGPGSICTTRIVAGVGVPQLTAIMEAVEAGNQADVPVIADGGIKYSGDLAKAIAAGASVAMLGSLLAGTDEAPGEVFLYQGRSYKSYRGMGSVGAMARGSADRYFQAEVSDTHKLVPEGIEGQVPYKGPVAAVLHQLAGGLRAAMGYVGAPSIPEMQEKAQFIRITNAGLRESHVHDVTITRESPNYPGRV from the coding sequence ATGGCCCGCATCAGTACCGATACGATCATCGAGGGCCTGACCTTCGACGACGTCCTGCTCCGTCCCGCCGCCTCCTCGGTGATGCCGGCCGAGGTGAGCCTGGGCACGCGGCTCACCCGCACGATCAAGCTCAACATGCCGATCATCGCCTCGGCGATGGACACGGTGACCGAGGCCCGGATGGCCATCGCGATGGCGCAGAACGGCGGCCTCGGGGTGATCCACCGCAACCTCGAGCCGCCGGAGCAGGCCGAGCAGGTCCGCCTCGTCAAGAAGTACGAGTCCGGCATGGTGCTCAACCCGATCACCATCCACCCGGACGAGACCCTGGCCGACGCCTACGGGCTGATGCGCCACCACGGCATCTCGGGCATCCCGGTGGTCGAGCGCGGCCCCAACGGCTCGCGCGGCAAGCTCGTCGGCATCCTGACCAACCGCGACACGCGCTTCGCCACCGACCAGAGCCAGCCGATCTCCGAGCTGATGACCCGCGACCGGCTGATCACCGTGCGCGAGGGCGTGACCCAGGACGAGGCCAAGCGCCTGCTGCACCAGTTCCGCATCGAGAAGCTGCTCGTCGTCGACGACCACTACCGCTGCATCGGCCTCATCACCGTCAAGGACATCGAGAAGCAGGTCGCCTACCCGAACGCCGTCAAGGACGAGCAGGGCCGCCTGCGGGTCGCCGCCGCGACCACGACGGGGGAGGGCGGCTTCGAGCGGGCCGAGCGCCTGATCGATGCCGGCTGCGACGTGATCGTGGTCGACACCGCCCACGGCCACTCGGCCAAGGTGCTGGAGAGCGTGCGCCGGGTGAAGACCCTGTCGAACGCCGTGCAGGTCATCGCCGGCAACGTCGCGACGCGCGAGGGCGCCCAGGCGCTGATCGATGCCGGCGCGGACGCGATCAAGGTCGGCATCGGCCCGGGCTCGATCTGCACCACCCGCATCGTCGCCGGCGTCGGCGTGCCCCAGCTCACCGCCATCATGGAGGCGGTCGAGGCCGGCAACCAGGCCGACGTGCCGGTGATCGCCGACGGCGGCATCAAGTACTCGGGCGACCTCGCCAAGGCGATCGCCGCCGGGGCCTCGGTGGCGATGCTGGGCTCGCTCCTCGCTGGCACCGACGAGGCGCCGGGCGAGGTGTTCCTGTACCAGGGCCGCTCGTACAAGAGCTACCGCGGCATGGGCTCGGTCGGCGCCATGGCGCGCGGCTCGGCCGACCGCTACTTCCAGGCCGAGGTCAGCGACACCCACAAGCTCGTCCCCGAGGGCATCGAGGGCCAGGTTCCCTACAAGGGCCCGGTCGCGGCGGTGCTGCACCAGCTCGCCGGCGGGCTTCGCGCCGCCATGGGCTATGTCGGCGCCCCGTCGATCCCGGAGATGCAGGAGAAGGCGCAGTTCATCCGCATCACCAATGCGGGCCTGCGCGAGAGCCACGTCCACGACGTGACGATCACCCGGGAGAGCCCGAACTATCCGGGGCGGGTCTGA
- a CDS encoding DUF2865 domain-containing protein, with the protein MPLLRLTVRLIAGVLATLSLCQAALAEPNAAACQRFRAELAGLQRDSNRGQIEEIQQLVAYRQSIGCEGGRFLFFDMRPPQCAQVEQRIRALNAGYGSGAREVSTARREQLIAAVKDACTGLPSPAALQSKPADGFGRGGSQVICVRMCDGAYFPMPNLPDGREGADEMCQALCPGAEAAAYSMPPSDNGLTQAAAVQSKRAYSALPNAFKFQKAFVPNCSCKGTQTWAQALVKAESMLVRHKGDIFVTPAQAEAMSRPKVRLTLVGRADRAAATLAATAATRVEEEAAEAARPAGPDERPAVRIIAPNLIPVPLTAKADGPQAAVTAVPAPGAAPVATP; encoded by the coding sequence ATGCCGCTGCTCCGCCTCACGGTCCGGCTCATCGCCGGCGTCCTTGCGACCCTTTCCTTGTGCCAGGCTGCCCTGGCCGAGCCCAACGCGGCCGCCTGCCAGCGCTTCCGCGCCGAGCTCGCCGGCCTGCAGCGGGACTCGAACCGCGGCCAGATCGAGGAGATCCAGCAGCTCGTCGCCTATCGCCAGTCGATCGGCTGCGAGGGCGGGCGCTTCCTGTTCTTCGACATGCGGCCGCCGCAATGCGCCCAGGTCGAGCAGCGCATCCGCGCCCTCAACGCCGGCTACGGCTCCGGGGCCCGGGAGGTCTCGACCGCGCGGCGCGAGCAGCTCATCGCCGCGGTGAAGGACGCCTGCACCGGCCTGCCGAGCCCCGCCGCGCTGCAATCCAAGCCGGCCGACGGGTTCGGCCGCGGCGGCTCGCAGGTGATCTGCGTGCGGATGTGCGACGGCGCCTACTTCCCGATGCCGAACCTCCCCGACGGGCGCGAGGGCGCCGACGAGATGTGCCAGGCGCTCTGCCCCGGCGCCGAGGCCGCCGCCTACTCGATGCCGCCCTCCGACAACGGCCTGACCCAGGCCGCGGCGGTCCAGTCCAAGCGCGCCTATTCGGCCCTGCCGAACGCGTTCAAGTTCCAGAAGGCGTTCGTCCCGAACTGCTCGTGCAAGGGGACGCAGACCTGGGCCCAGGCCCTGGTCAAGGCCGAGAGCATGCTGGTGCGCCACAAGGGCGACATCTTCGTCACCCCGGCCCAGGCCGAGGCGATGTCGCGGCCGAAGGTGCGCCTGACCCTGGTCGGCCGCGCCGACCGGGCCGCGGCGACGCTGGCCGCCACCGCGGCGACCCGGGTCGAGGAGGAGGCCGCCGAGGCCGCCCGCCCGGCGGGCCCCGACGAGCGCCCCGCCGTGCGGATCATCGCCCCCAACCTGATCCCGGTGCCGCTCACCGCGAAGGCGGACGGACCCCAGGCCGCGGTGACCGCCGTCCCGGCCCCCGGCGCCGCCCCGGTCGCGACGCCGTAG
- a CDS encoding OmpA family protein, translating to MRSARALLLTGTILPALLLQPLLASQVAARGDDVIRLAQGGPGERGGPGGPGPGGERGGPGGPGGERGGPGGGGPRERPEPRQERPEPRQERPEPRPERAAPRPEPRERPEPRQERPEPQRERPEPRERPEPRERQEPRERQEPRERPEPRQRQERPDPQERGPQGRPDRQEPRERQEPRERQERQEPQQRPEPRAPRGEEPGRTPPPQDRGPAGRPDQRERPAPDARPDRPDRRGEEPGRPQPQDRGPAGRPDPRERPTPDARPEPREERRGPDAPGGPAQRGPGQPPAPGQAPTPGQPPAPGRPTPPAVAPGELNRPPAGETQPGRGPGRPDAPGAGPTGAPLPPNQQPGVPGRPFVPGGAGPDGRDGRDLDRRDPRDQDRRDQDRRDLDRRDGRDFDRRDPDRRDPDRRDDDRRDFDRRGSDRRGFDDRGDLPGGYRRDAPDYVPGGFRRSDVDVRSYEDVRRARREFNEGGRLIIREPGRVIVRDDDRYYLRHDETERFRLLDRDARVERRGRDTVTIIDRPGGYQVFTVVDDDGRLLRRYRRGPDGREVVLIDNAYGGPPRSFQQDVVVLPPPDIRIPRDRYVVEADRADEGAIYEALTAPPVAPVERRYTLDQVRYSPTLRARMRSVDIDTITFDTGSWEVSPDQARRLATIAAAINQAVQNNPQEVFLIEGYTDAVGSDVDNLSLSDRRAQSVAEVLTRDFKVPPENLTTQGYGEQYLKVNTQGPSRENRRVTVRRITPLIQQQAQQPQTPQQR from the coding sequence ATGCGCTCTGCCCGCGCGCTGCTGCTGACCGGCACGATCCTGCCGGCGCTGCTGCTCCAGCCCCTTCTTGCGAGCCAGGTGGCGGCGCGGGGTGACGACGTGATCCGGCTCGCCCAGGGCGGACCGGGAGAGCGGGGCGGCCCCGGCGGGCCGGGACCGGGCGGCGAGCGCGGCGGTCCGGGTGGACCGGGCGGCGAACGGGGCGGTCCCGGCGGCGGCGGGCCGCGCGAGAGGCCCGAGCCCCGGCAGGAACGTCCCGAACCCCGGCAGGAACGGCCCGAGCCTCGGCCGGAGCGCGCCGCGCCCCGGCCCGAGCCGCGCGAGCGGCCCGAGCCTCGCCAGGAACGCCCCGAGCCGCAACGCGAGCGGCCAGAGCCCCGCGAGCGGCCGGAGCCCCGCGAGAGGCAGGAACCTCGCGAGAGGCAGGAGCCTCGCGAACGCCCCGAGCCGCGGCAGCGCCAAGAGCGGCCCGACCCGCAGGAACGCGGCCCGCAGGGACGTCCGGACCGGCAGGAACCGCGCGAGCGCCAGGAACCGCGTGAGCGTCAGGAGCGCCAGGAGCCGCAGCAGCGGCCGGAGCCCCGCGCTCCGCGCGGCGAGGAGCCCGGCCGCACACCGCCGCCGCAGGATCGTGGGCCCGCAGGACGGCCCGACCAGCGCGAGCGCCCGGCCCCGGATGCCCGGCCCGACCGCCCGGACCGTCGCGGCGAGGAGCCCGGCCGTCCGCAGCCGCAGGACCGCGGTCCGGCCGGGCGCCCCGACCCGCGCGAACGCCCGACCCCCGACGCGCGGCCCGAGCCGCGCGAGGAGCGCCGCGGTCCCGACGCGCCGGGCGGTCCGGCCCAGCGCGGCCCCGGACAGCCCCCCGCACCGGGACAGGCTCCGACACCGGGTCAGCCCCCTGCCCCGGGCCGGCCGACCCCGCCGGCTGTCGCCCCCGGCGAGCTGAATCGCCCGCCGGCCGGCGAGACCCAGCCCGGTCGCGGACCGGGCCGGCCCGACGCGCCAGGCGCCGGCCCCACCGGTGCACCGCTCCCGCCGAACCAGCAGCCCGGCGTGCCCGGCCGTCCCTTCGTGCCCGGCGGGGCCGGACCCGACGGCCGTGACGGCCGCGACCTCGACCGCCGCGATCCGCGCGATCAGGACCGGCGTGACCAGGACCGGCGCGACCTCGATCGCCGCGACGGGCGTGACTTCGACCGGCGCGACCCGGATCGCCGCGATCCCGACCGGCGCGACGACGACCGCCGCGACTTCGATCGCCGGGGCAGCGATCGCCGCGGCTTCGACGACCGCGGCGACCTGCCCGGCGGCTACCGTCGCGACGCACCGGACTACGTGCCGGGCGGCTTCCGGCGCAGCGACGTCGACGTGCGCAGCTACGAGGACGTGCGCCGCGCCCGGCGCGAGTTCAACGAGGGCGGGCGGCTGATCATCCGCGAGCCCGGCCGGGTGATCGTGCGCGACGACGACCGCTACTACCTGCGCCACGACGAGACCGAGCGCTTCCGCCTGCTCGACCGCGACGCCCGCGTCGAGCGCCGCGGCCGCGACACCGTGACGATCATCGACCGCCCCGGCGGCTACCAGGTCTTCACGGTGGTGGACGACGACGGCCGGCTGCTGCGGCGCTACCGCCGCGGGCCGGACGGACGCGAGGTGGTTCTGATCGACAACGCCTATGGCGGCCCGCCGCGGTCGTTCCAGCAGGACGTGGTGGTGCTGCCCCCGCCCGACATCCGTATCCCCCGCGACCGCTACGTAGTCGAGGCCGACCGCGCCGACGAGGGCGCGATCTACGAGGCGCTCACCGCCCCGCCGGTCGCACCCGTCGAGCGGCGCTACACCCTCGACCAGGTGCGCTACAGCCCGACCCTGCGCGCCCGGATGCGCAGCGTCGACATCGACACGATCACCTTCGACACCGGCTCGTGGGAGGTCTCGCCCGACCAGGCCCGCCGCCTCGCCACCATCGCGGCGGCGATCAACCAGGCGGTCCAGAACAACCCGCAGGAGGTATTCCTGATCGAGGGCTACACCGACGCGGTCGGCAGCGACGTCGACAACCTCTCGCTCTCCGACCGGCGCGCCCAGTCGGTGGCGGAGGTGCTGACCCGCGACTTCAAGGTGCCGCCGGAGAACCTGACGACCCAGGGCTACGGCGAGCAGTACCTGAAGGTGAACACGCAAGGCCCCTCGCGGGAGAACCGCCGCGTCACCGTGCGCCGCATCACCCCGCTGATCCAGCAGCAGGCCCAGCAGCCGCAGACGCCGCAGCAGCGCTGA
- a CDS encoding SDR family NAD(P)-dependent oxidoreductase, translating to MADAFPLQDKLALVTGAGSGIGAALSLGLARRGARLVLVDRDPEGIARTEAAVRALGREVGTHLLDLTDVDGIAALPGAVASRHGPLDLLINNAGVALAGRFADVELADFDWLMDVNFRAVVRMTHAFLPVLEGRPAAQIVNLSSLYGIVAPPGQAAYAASKFAVRGFSEALRHEYAGTNLGISVVHPGGVATAIARSARAGPRLDPAEVARGKDAAERFLRLSPEAAATRILHGIARREPRIIVGRDAAQVALIQRLMPVRYWSLLARAMERTT from the coding sequence TTGGCGGACGCCTTCCCACTGCAGGACAAGCTGGCCCTGGTCACCGGGGCCGGCAGCGGCATCGGCGCGGCGCTGAGCCTCGGCCTCGCCCGACGGGGCGCCCGCCTCGTCCTCGTCGACCGCGACCCCGAGGGGATCGCCCGCACCGAGGCGGCCGTGCGGGCCCTCGGGCGCGAGGTCGGCACCCACCTCCTCGACCTGACCGACGTCGACGGCATCGCGGCCCTGCCCGGGGCGGTCGCCTCCCGGCACGGGCCGCTCGATCTCCTGATCAACAATGCCGGCGTGGCGCTGGCCGGCCGGTTCGCCGACGTCGAGCTCGCCGATTTCGACTGGCTGATGGACGTGAACTTCCGCGCCGTGGTGCGGATGACCCACGCCTTCCTGCCCGTCCTCGAGGGCCGGCCGGCGGCGCAGATCGTCAACCTGTCGAGCCTCTACGGCATCGTCGCCCCGCCGGGCCAGGCCGCCTACGCGGCGAGCAAGTTCGCGGTGCGCGGCTTCTCCGAGGCGCTGCGGCACGAATATGCCGGCACGAATCTCGGCATCAGCGTGGTGCATCCGGGGGGGGTGGCCACCGCCATCGCCCGCAGCGCCCGGGCCGGACCGCGCCTCGATCCCGCCGAGGTCGCCAGGGGCAAGGACGCCGCCGAGCGCTTCCTGCGCCTGTCGCCCGAGGCGGCGGCGACGCGCATCCTGCACGGCATCGCCCGGCGCGAGCCCCGCATCATCGTCGGCCGCGACGCCGCCCAGGTGGCGCTGATCCAGCGCCTGATGCCGGTGCGCTACTGGTCGCTGCTCGCCCGCGCCATGGAGCGAACCACATGA
- a CDS encoding flavin-containing monooxygenase, translated as MTQDADPQRAPWPDEPLDLLVIGAGFSGLAMAIRARQSGIGSLFVVEKADAVGGTWHENTYPGAACDIPAHLYALSFAPKTDWSRTYAGQPEIAAYLRELVERFGLGNHLSLSTTVTGAVWDGTRALWRVETDRGPLEARVLVSGMGALHHPAIPAIPGLYTFLGALFHTSSWNHGVALAGKRVGIVGTGASAIQVVPAIAPEVGRLVLFQRTPPWVMPRNDRPIGRRMQALLRRLPPARRALRSVQFWVREARAALGFIRVSRLTRLAEAASRHHLRRQIADPALRARLAPPYRLGCKRVLISDDYYPALTRPNVTLETGTIRTVTPDGVTMTDGRHHPLDVLVLATGFDVTASLARVPVVGRDGLILARAWGERVAAHRGIALAGFPNFFMLLGPNTGLGHNSVVLMIEAQVEYVLACLAEMRTRDLAAIEPTPEAQARDLAALEARLAGSIWQQGGCASWYQDAHGRNVALWPGTVVAYRRAMRAPDWDEFVLTPAGGRAGGAQEA; from the coding sequence GTGACGCAGGACGCGGATCCGCAACGGGCGCCCTGGCCGGACGAGCCCCTCGACCTCCTGGTGATCGGAGCCGGCTTCTCCGGCCTCGCCATGGCGATCCGCGCCCGGCAATCCGGGATCGGGAGCCTGTTCGTGGTCGAGAAGGCCGACGCGGTCGGCGGCACCTGGCACGAGAACACCTATCCGGGCGCCGCCTGCGACATCCCGGCCCATCTCTACGCGCTGTCCTTCGCCCCGAAGACCGACTGGAGCCGGACCTATGCCGGCCAGCCCGAGATCGCCGCCTACCTGCGCGAGCTGGTCGAGCGGTTCGGCTTGGGGAACCACCTCTCCCTCTCCACCACCGTCACCGGCGCGGTCTGGGACGGGACGCGGGCCCTGTGGCGGGTCGAGACCGATCGCGGCCCGCTGGAGGCCCGGGTGCTGGTCTCCGGCATGGGAGCCCTCCATCACCCCGCGATCCCGGCGATTCCCGGCCTGTACACCTTCCTGGGCGCGCTGTTTCACACCTCGTCCTGGAATCACGGCGTCGCGCTCGCGGGCAAGCGCGTCGGGATCGTCGGCACGGGGGCGAGCGCGATCCAGGTCGTGCCGGCCATCGCCCCGGAGGTCGGGCGGCTCGTGCTGTTCCAGCGCACGCCGCCCTGGGTGATGCCGCGCAACGACCGGCCGATCGGCCGGCGGATGCAGGCGCTCCTGCGCCGCCTGCCGCCGGCCCGCCGCGCCCTGCGGAGCGTCCAGTTCTGGGTGCGGGAGGCCCGCGCCGCCCTCGGCTTCATCCGGGTCTCGCGGCTCACCCGCCTCGCCGAGGCCGCGAGCCGGCACCACCTGCGCCGGCAGATCGCCGATCCGGCCTTGCGCGCCAGGCTCGCCCCGCCCTACCGCCTCGGCTGCAAGCGGGTGCTGATCTCCGACGACTACTACCCGGCCCTGACCCGGCCGAACGTGACGCTGGAGACCGGCACCATCCGGACCGTCACGCCCGACGGCGTGACGATGACGGATGGGCGCCACCATCCCCTCGACGTGCTGGTGCTGGCCACCGGCTTCGACGTCACCGCCTCGCTCGCCCGGGTGCCGGTGGTCGGCCGCGACGGGCTGATCCTGGCGCGGGCCTGGGGCGAGCGGGTGGCGGCGCATCGCGGGATCGCGCTCGCCGGCTTCCCGAACTTCTTCATGCTGCTCGGCCCCAATACGGGACTGGGCCACAACTCCGTGGTGCTGATGATCGAGGCGCAGGTCGAGTACGTGCTCGCCTGCCTCGCCGAGATGAGGACGCGCGACCTCGCGGCGATCGAGCCGACGCCCGAGGCGCAGGCGCGCGACCTCGCCGCCCTCGAGGCGCGGCTCGCGGGCAGCATCTGGCAGCAGGGCGGCTGCGCCTCCTGGTACCAGGATGCGCACGGGCGCAACGTCGCGCTCTGGCCCGGCACCGTCGTCGCCTACCGGCGGGCGATGCGGGCGCCGGATTGGGACGAATTCGTCCTCACCCCGGCGGGTGGCCGGGCGGGCGGCGCGCAAGAGGCGTGA
- the minD gene encoding septum site-determining protein MinD, which translates to MAKIIVVTSGKGGVGKTTTTAALGAALAQTGQNVCVVDFDVGLRNLDLIMGAERRVVYDLINVVQGDAKLPQALIRDKRLDTLSLLPASQTRDKDALTDDGVARVIGELREKFDWVICDSPAGIERGATLAMRHADIAVVVTNPEVSSVRDSDRIIGLLDSKTERAEKGERLDKHLILTRYDPGRAERGEMLKIDDVLEILSIPLLGVIPESEEVLKASNLGSPVTLNAPQSAPARAYADAVRRLKGETVEMVVPSERRSILGKLFTRRAA; encoded by the coding sequence ATGGCCAAGATCATAGTGGTGACGTCCGGCAAGGGCGGCGTGGGCAAGACCACCACGACGGCGGCGCTCGGCGCCGCCCTCGCCCAGACCGGCCAGAACGTCTGCGTCGTCGACTTCGACGTCGGCCTGCGCAACCTCGACCTCATCATGGGGGCCGAGCGCCGCGTCGTCTACGACCTCATCAACGTGGTCCAGGGCGACGCCAAGCTCCCCCAGGCCCTCATCCGCGACAAGCGCCTCGACACCCTCTCGCTGCTTCCCGCCTCGCAGACCCGCGACAAGGACGCGCTCACCGACGACGGCGTCGCCCGGGTGATCGGGGAACTCCGCGAGAAGTTCGACTGGGTGATCTGCGACAGCCCGGCCGGCATCGAGCGCGGCGCGACGCTGGCCATGCGCCACGCCGACATCGCGGTGGTGGTGACGAACCCCGAAGTGTCCTCGGTGCGCGATTCCGACCGGATCATCGGCCTGCTCGATTCGAAGACCGAGCGCGCCGAGAAGGGCGAGCGGCTCGACAAGCACCTGATCCTCACCCGCTACGACCCCGGCCGGGCCGAGCGCGGCGAGATGCTGAAGATCGACGACGTCCTGGAGATTCTGTCGATCCCGCTGCTGGGCGTGATCCCGGAGAGCGAGGAGGTACTGAAGGCCTCGAACCTCGGCAGCCCGGTGACGCTGAACGCGCCCCAGAGCGCCCCGGCCCGGGCCTACGCGGACGCCGTGCGCCGCCTCAAGGGCGAGACCGTCGAGATGGTCGTGCCGTCCGAGCGGCGGTCGATCCTGGGCAAGCTGTTCACCCGGAGGGCGGCATGA
- a CDS encoding CreA family protein, with the protein MVWRRSLTVLWAGVCLGAATGAGLAQEPDRIFDKSTVWRPLTPNDKLVVYGIDDPDVAGVACHYTQPEKGGIKGTLGLAEEVSDISLSCRQVGPVKFKGKIKQGEVVFSERRSLIFKSMQIVRGCDAKRNTLIYMVYSDKVVQGSPKNSTSTVPLMPWGTEPPPKCGDFMG; encoded by the coding sequence ATGGTGTGGCGGCGGAGTCTCACGGTGCTCTGGGCGGGGGTATGCCTCGGGGCAGCCACCGGCGCAGGCCTCGCGCAGGAGCCGGACCGGATCTTCGACAAGTCCACGGTCTGGCGGCCGCTGACCCCCAACGACAAGCTCGTGGTCTACGGCATCGACGACCCGGACGTGGCCGGCGTCGCCTGCCACTACACCCAGCCCGAGAAGGGTGGCATCAAGGGCACGCTCGGCCTCGCCGAGGAGGTCTCGGACATCTCGCTCTCCTGCCGCCAGGTCGGGCCGGTCAAGTTCAAGGGCAAGATCAAGCAGGGCGAGGTCGTGTTCAGCGAGCGCCGCTCGCTGATCTTCAAGAGCATGCAGATCGTGCGCGGCTGCGACGCCAAGCGCAACACCCTGATCTACATGGTCTACTCCGACAAGGTGGTGCAGGGTTCGCCGAAGAACTCGACCTCGACGGTGCCGCTGATGCCCTGGGGCACCGAGCCGCCGCCGAAATGCGGCGACTTCATGGGTTGA